The window CAGGTTTTTTATTGCGTGGCGATTCCGGAATAAAAAATGCCAGAATATCCTTATCCTCAAAAGAAAACAGCTCCTCTTCACATGTGATAACATGATTGAATTTCGTCCTGGATCTCAGCACACCTAAAAAATCATTCTGAACAGAATCTACATCCAAAACTCCGACAGGCTCAAGACTGCCATTTTCGTCCTTAATCCCAAATATTATCCATCCGCCTTTTGTATTTGCAAAAGCTGAAACTGTTTTATATGTCTCAGCCGGCACTCCCCTTTGCCCTTTTTTGAATTCAAGATCATTCCATTCATGCTTGCCAAGCAGTGCAATAATATTATCTCTCTCCATTAATTCACTCCAGAACAAACCTGACCTTTGACCTGTCCTGCCCCTTGATTTTGTCATCAATAAAATCATTAAAGACTTTCTTTAACTCATCAGGAGTTGCAGCGCCGCCTGATTTTTTAAGAGCACTAAATACTTCATTAGATGTTATGTTAATTCCCTTAAGACCTGATAAAATTCTGTCAACTGTCCCTGTAAATTCACTGTCAACGTGATTTGGAAGAATGCCTGTTGAAATAAAGTCTTCAACTGCTTCTGCTTCATCGGCATTTAACAATTTTACAGCCTTCAGTGACATTGGATCTTTAAGGTTTGTATGAAGAATTGCTGTCCACTGTTCTAGGATATTATCTAAGTCCTCATCAAGACTATCCAGAATAATTCCTGAGGAGATATTTCCAAATTCAGATTTTGCTTCAACAGACGGCCTGAAACCACAGTGAGGGCATACCGGATTTTTATCCAGATCTTCTTTTAATAACTCATAGCATGTATTAAGACTGCCAAGCTTATCCCTGAAATCCTTAATCTCCTTTTTTGGAATTAGAGATATAACAGAAAGGGCATCTGCAGTTTTTAATCTGCTGTCATTTATCAGTGCATTCTTTCTTCCATCCTCATTCATTCCAAGCCTGGCACTTGAATGCAGCTTTATGTAGATATTGATGTAATTTTCCTTTAATTTATTAAGCTCAGATGATAACTCCGAAGCATATCTTTTCAACTCTTCCGGTTTCATACTGCGAATATCATTAATAACCCGTGATTTAACGGAATCAGCAGTTTCTATCCATGTATTATCGTAAGGCAGAATTTCTTTTGCTGTAGTTAACCATCCGCAGATCTGCCCGAATTTACTGATATAATCAATATAATTCTTTAATTCAGAAACAACTCTGTATTTACTGCTTATATCAGATATATCGGAGACACTGTACTTAAAATTCTTAAAAGAGCCTGGAGTCTTGTAGTTTTGTACAGATTCAAAGAAATTCTTTGCCGCATCTAGAGCAGCAATCTTCTCTTCAAGGATTGTTTTTGATATTAAATCTTCACCCCATAGAGTAATTCCCATTGAAGTATTCTGCTTGATTTCAAGTATCTCCTTTATCCTTTCAGAAGCTTTAACCTGAATATCTGCAACTACATCATCTTTGCCCTGTGATAAAAGCTGTCCCTTTCCCGAAGGCAGGTCGAAAAGTTCACAAAGTGATTTTAATACAGGCAGATTCCATTCTTTTGGAGGTTCAATATGTTTAAAGTTGATGAGATCCTCAACAGAAACCGAGGCCAGCTTATCAACCGAAGTTGAATCAAATTTCTGGCCGGGAATTGCCAAAACTCCGTCACCTGAATAGACAATTGCAGAGAGCAGAACAACAACCCATTCTGGTTCAAGCCTTGCCCCTTCAGGGTCCATATACTCAAGACCCAAATCATCATTTAGAATTTCATTGCGGTTTAATACCTGTCCGGCTCCTTTCTCTCTCATCAGATTAAGAATAAATTGTACATATCGGGATCTTTCAGGAGCAAGTCTTTCACCATCAAGAAGTTCAAGTGCGTCTGAAACTGCAATAGCTTGCTTGGTCCTGGACTGGTTTGCAATAAGCCGCAAGGCATCTTTTGCAGCCTGTTTTCTACTGTCATTGCGGACCATTACTGAAAAGACAGGGTAGTCAGGAGCTATATCTGAAAAATGCGGTTCAAGACATGTTCCTGCTACAGTATTAATCAGGTCGCGGAAATTGACAATTTTCTCTGAACCTCCTGTGGAGAAATCCTTTAGTGACCTGTTGGATTTCCATTCAACCAGCGATTTTGTTTCACCCTGATATGTTATTTCATAAGCTGAGTACAGATTTTTTGAAAGCCAGCTAACTAGTTTTCGCAGATTCTCTTCTGCTTTTGAATGATATGTTGATTTAGCTGATCCTGAGGATGTTCCTGCAAGTTCACCTGCACCTGCGTATTTTTTTAAAGCTAACAGAAATTCAGTATCAGGATTTTTCAGCCTGAAAAATACCTCATCTGATTTCTTTTCATCCTTAAATTTAGGAGGATCATAAGGTTGGATGAAATAAAGATAAAAATCACGTTCCGGAACTGTTGTTGAACGCTCATTTGGAACACCAAAGAAAAGATATCCCATTCTTGATGCACGTTTTTCATGCCATTCAAGCTCATATTCCCATATATTAAAACCGGTACGATAAGTCTGGGTTGAACATTCCATCAGCTGACTTAATGCAGAAGCGTAATACCTGTCAAGAATATTGTCATCAAGAGTCTCAGCTTTCTTTTCAATTATGGCATCATAATCTTCGGTCTTTTTTAAATCCAGATAAAATTGCCGGTTATCTGGATTTGAAGAGATAAACTGACCGTTTACGGTCTTATGAATCTCTCTTAAAACAGTTTCAACGTGTGATAAAAGATCATCGGCGGGATCTCCTCCAAGTTGTGCTATATTACTATCATAAAGGCAAAGACTGTCCCTTAACTCTTCGGGAGTTGCCCCAACTTTTGCATAAATATCACCCGTTGTAAGTCTGTGGACAGAAAGTCCGGCTATAATCCGAAGGGCAATTGGCTTATATAGGGGTTTAGTAAATGCCTGTTCAATCCTCGTTTTAAGGACATCACTACAGTCAATAACTTCTCTTACTTCAGGAATTGTTCTTATTGATGAATTATCCGTAAGAACTTTCCAGTAAGAATCATATGCAATAAGACCTGGCCTGTCATCAGGTAGAGAATCTTCAAGAATATTTCGCATACTCAATGACAGAGTCTTTAATACCTCTCTTTTTTCTACAATAGTCACATGTTCAAATGTATTGATATAATCCGGGTGAACAGGAAAAAGGCTAACAAAATCATCCATCCTTTCATTCATATCACTATAATACATAGCAAAAGGAGAGAGATATTCCCTGATTTTCTGCATCTGATCGGCATTTTTCTTTAAAAGACGATTGGATACAACATATTTTACATCATTTCTGGCAATATGGACCTGTTCAAAGCGATCTTTTACTCTTAAAAGACTGTTCGCAACAAAAGAGAAGCGATCATTATCAAAAATAGCCTCTTGCAGTCCTGCAATAAACCTGAACCTGAGTGACTTTGTTATTTCACCTATCTCACGTAAAAAATTTAGATCCAGAATAAGTGCCTGTTCTTTTCTTGTTCGCAGATAATCGAGCAATTCATCCACAACAAGCAGCAGACCTTTATCAGGATACTTCTGGTGGAAAAGAGACATCATCTCTTCAAAAGAACTGATATGATTTGGAATTGTATTTGCAGGGGGGAATGAATAATTTATACCATAATTTCTTAATTTCTCTTCAAGTTCGCCCGTAATTATGTCACGAAGTGACATTTCAGATGCCCCTATTTCACTTCTGATTGCAATGAATTTTCCTGCAATACTTTTTGCGGACTCTGAAATATCCTTGTTTGACAATTCTTCAAGTAATGTTTCATCCTCGGCTATTGATGAAATAACAGACATCAGGTGAGACTTACCTGTACCATAATTTCCAACAATAAAAATACCTTTATTGTCACAGGGAGAACCAAACTGAACCTGTGGAAAAACAAGAGATGTTAATCTTTCAGACATCTCACCAGAGATAACATAATCTCTGACTAACTGAATTGCGGTAGATTTTTTTTCAGAATCAACAAGTTTTATTACTGACTCGATTGGTTGAAAATTAATTAAATCCTTATACTTCATTCCCATATTCCCCAAAATAATATAATTTACCTTTTAATTCTTATCCATAGTAAATTTGATCAAACCGTCTGCATTATATTTCCGGTATTCAGGATGTCCGGACTTACCATAGATTAATGAGTTGTCTTCAATGATGCCATTCCAGGTTGCAACTATACAATAATTTCTTGCCAACTCCTGAAGAAGCTTAAGCGGATCTATTTTTAATTCTGTATCAAAAAGAATTTCAGAATTGTCCAGAAGAATAACATCTTCTGACTCACAGTTTTGTTTTATAATGTCATAGAGAGTTTTTGATGCATTTAGCATTCTCTGCCGTTTTGACATATCAAGAAGAAGTTTTGATAATTCCAAATTAACATTAAGAATTGATGAACCTGTTTCCTGGCCGATTTTTCTTAAAAGATCTGTTTTTCCACTATCAGATGGTCCTATTATCAGTATTAATCGGTTATATTGGGTTCTGGACCTTTCAATTTCCTGAATAATTTTATTTTTCATAAATAAATTCACCATCTAATCAAAATCAACTATAAAAATTATGTATTGAAACATAATTGCCAGTACATAGTAGATTATGTGAATCTCTAATAAATAACCTGCAGTGAAATCCATAAATATTCACAACAATACCCTTATCATGGAAAAAGTCTGTGATATCTGCGGATTTAAAAACCTGGAAGATGCCTGTTTTTGTGGCGGATGCGGAGTTGATCTAAGGGAAAATGATGAATCTCCTAAATCTACGACTCAAAAGAAAAAAACAAGTCCTCCAAAGAAAGAGAAAGTAGATGATCAGGAGAATAATCAACAGGATAAAATTATAAAATGGTGTCAAATTTATTCAGCTATGACTTTTCATGAGCTGACGCTTCCGTTATTTCTGGCATTAATTATTCAATTTGTTAATGGAGATAAGTATCTAGGTTTTTGCAATTGTAGTGCATGTAATTCGGGATATAGGCAAATACAAACAGATTACATAAATCTAACTGAAAATAAAAATTTGAAATATAACAGTAGGGAAATTGTTAGCAGGTTTCATGATGATGATATCTCACAATTCTTTTTTGATTTATCAAAACTTTGTAAAAGTAAAAAACCACAAAAAGAAGATTATCAGGTAAATCAGTCGGAAAAAACTACAAAATTAAGTGATAAGATTTCAATTGATATTGATAAGATTGTACTTGAAAATCTATTGCTTAAAGTCCTCTCAAGTGAGAATGGACAGGAATTATTAAAGAAATCCCTGAAATAATCTTTAAAATGCTTTTTCTTCTGATTAATATTAAATTCCTTCATTAATGATAACAAACCAACAGGAAAAATTCATCCCATAACACACCAATCCCTAAAACAATGAGCTTTGATAATTATTTTAAAACAATATCTAAAATGAATAAATCTAATGCATGCCCGGATGAATGTGAATTCAAAAGGCTCTCTGCCATCCCTGCAGTCTGGGTTCCTCCGCCACAGAATAACCCTTTTATTGGAATGATAATATCCAGAGATCCAACCACAGCGTTTATTCCATACTACAATGATGCAAAATCAAAGAGCTTCTTATCGTGGAGGGAGGATCTTTTTAATTCAAATGCCATCCCTGATTGGATATATATGCGTATTGAATATTTCAACAGGAAATATATGGAAAATTTACTCTCAAATGATGAACTGGCGAATTTTAGGAAGGCCCTTTTTCAGTCCGTTTACTGGACACACCTCCATAAATGCTGTACAGAGAAACTTGCAAAGGTATCACCTAAATTTAATCCGAAAAACGCAGGATACTGTGCAGACTGGTGGCTACATTCAGAGATTGAATCGGCTGCTTCTGATAACATTCGGTTTATCATAACGCTTGGAAAAGATGTAGAGCGATGGTTTGAGAAGAGTGGTAATAGTATTCTTGAAAACAAAAGCATTCACCTGTATCATCTTCCTCATCCGTCTAGAGCGAATATGGCGTCATGGTCTCCCAAAGATGAACAGGCAAAAAGAATACTCAAAGAGAAAATAGAAAATCTTGTTTTTGAGTGTCAAAAAATTCAATAATGTCGCAGGAATAACGCGCCATCAGAATTCCCAATATTTAATCACAGATTCTATGACATGATTAAATTTATGCTGATTAGAATCCACAATGTAATTAAAATAACAATAAATTACTAATTATTTTGTAAAAGAGCTTTGAACCTTGCGTATTGATGCTGATATGGGGATTCGAACCCCAGTCGCAGGAGTGAGAGTCCTGCATGATTGGCCGGCTACACTATATCAGCAGAAAAGTGCCAGATTATATTTACAGGAAAAGGATTTAAACATAATTGTTTGGCATCACAAAAGAACTGAAAAAACCCGAAAAATTATCATGCCACAGTAAAAATCCAGATAAAAATACGGGACTACTCTTCTAAATACCGGATACAGGACTGGCTATTTCAAAACAGAACCAGAAACCGGAGACGAAATAAAAAAAATATTTTAGGGTTTTTTCTTTATACAAGGTGCAGGAGCGGATGGGTATCCACCTGGGGTTCGAGACCGAACTCCTTTCCGGCTTCAGCAAGAACGATATCAGAGAATGCAATAGCAGTCGCTGCCGCCTCACAGTTCTCGATAGGTCCGTACATAATCAGGTCGGCACCAAGAGTTGCCGCCATGATGTTGCATCCGATATCAGGTGAAGACCATGCAGCCTGCCTGATACCTTCAATTCCGCCGAAGTAGTGGTGGGACATCTGTTCAAGGAGAAGGTCCTTGCCTTCATACTGCTCGTAGAGTGTCTTCTTTCTCCAGCGCTTGAGCCATGGCCATGAAACGGTCATGTTGTGGTATGCACCGCCTGTTGGCAGACCGTGAATTGCTTTGCATGCAAGGATCTCACGGTATGCACCGCCTGAACCAAGACCAAGAGGTGTTGCTGCCGTATCCAGAATAATACGATTGATTCCACAATCCTCTGCAATTGAGATCATCGATTTTTCCTGTCCAGCAACGCCACCCTCAGTCAATACCTGCTCTCTTCCGCGAACCGTAGGGTCACCCGGGTTGAATGCGAGAACAATAGCCGCATCAACATCACTCTTCTTTAATGCCTCAATGTTTTCGGGCAGAATAGAGCCATTAATAGAATTGTAGATTGCACGATCCGCAAGACCTACCTCGGTAACATACTCACACGCATGTACAAGTGCGGCAGGGTTCGAGGAATCCATAAGGAACGCTGACTTGTTGTCTATAGAGTCAAACCACTGGAAGTAGCTCTCAAACGCTTCACCTGTCTCAGAGATGATCTGGCAAAAGTGTGGATTTCCAGTAATGTCTGAAAGTTCAAGACACCTGTTCCAGAGCGCCTCTGCTCTGTCCTTGTCAATTACGCCCTTCTCATCATCTATAACAGTCTCATGCTTGTTGTAGAAGATTGAAGCGCTAAGCACCCTCGGGTATTCCCCGGGCTGCCCACCAATCTTGGTACCGTTGAAATCATGTACCGTTTGCTCTTTTTCAAATTTGAACATATTTGTCACTCCTCCTTAAATCATTGCCATAAGTTTCGGGAGTAATACCAGCAACATCATGAATACAATAATGCCTGCTGTAAGACCGTAAAGAATACCGATATCACGGCCAATTTTACGTCCTGCACGCTGGGCAATTTCAGCATCTGCAAATTCAAGCTTCTTTTCGATTTCGTTGAGGCGTGCCTCAATCTCAAGGAACTGCGGATTTGCGGTTGCAACAACGGCGCCTCCGTCTGCATCTCCGGACTCTTTGACCTCAACTATCATCGGTTCAGCGTCAAAGGCTCCGGGATCACGGGCCGAGAGTTCATCGATTTTGGCTTTGATTGTACCAAGATCCTCGGTTTCCATGATATCAACCACTTCAACCTGATCCTGGAAACGCCCGATTGCATCTGCTGTAAGATTCTCAATGAATGGAATTGCACCCTGTGCCCCGACAATCTTTCCGCCCTCAACACCACCTGTGTGAAGGGCCTTTAAGCACTGACCGGAGAGGTGACCCTTTACCTCCGTTCCGCATGTGACAAGGAAACGGATGTTCGGGTTTGCGATAACATTTGCAACAATTTTCTCCAGACCGAGGTTTTCTGTTTTGCAGGAGCCGCACATGGCAGCGCCCGCATCACAAACGGCCTGTTCGTCAAGGTGTGAACCCATCGTAACGACAACAACAGAACTGTTGGTATCACCCGTGTGGTAGTCACCCTGTATTTTTGGCCATCCGGACGCCGGTGATTTCTTGTCGGCCATCTTCAGACGCCTCCCATCAGAAACACCGGTACAAGAACCAGAAGAAGCGACAGTATAAGACCTATAGCAAATCCTGTAATGCCTGCTCCCATTATGCCGGACTCAAGCTTGTTTGTCCTGGCCATAATCTGACCCTTGTAGCGCATATCCTCGATCATGTCATCAATTGCTGCCATCCTGATAATTGCCGGACCTGATTTCTCTTCATCTGACATTTATATCACCCCATTAGCATGAAGCCAAGTATGACAAAAGACACGATCAGACCGATCATGAGTCCTTCAACTTTTCCTGAGTATACACCTGCCGAGAAGCGGTCACGGTAGCCGATATCTGTAATCATCATCTGAATTGTCTTCATCCTTGCGTGGATAAGAGCAAGTTCAGCTGACATCGGCACTTCCTCGCCTTCCGACTCGCCGGCATCGTCGCCGCCTTCCTTAACCTCGACAACCATGGCGTCGCCCTCAAACGCACCCGGATCGCGGGCTGTGAGCTCATCGATTTTGGCTTTGATTGTGCCCAGATCCTCGGTCTCCATAATGTCGACCATTTCGATCTGGTCCTGGAAACGCTTGATTACTTCAGGTGTAAGATTTTCGATGAACGGAATTGCACCAGTTGCTCCGACAATCTTTCCGCCCTCAACACCGTTTGCATGAAGGGCTTTTAAGCACTGACCGGAGAGGTGACCCTTTACCTCCGTTCCGCATGTGACAAGAAAACGGATGTTCGGGTTTGCAACAACGTTTGCGACTATTTTTTCAAGACCCAGGTTTTCAGTCTTACAGGAACCGCACATTGCAGCGCCTGCATCACAGACTGCCTGTTCGTCAAGGTGTGAACCCATTGTTACAACGACAACAGGACTGTTGGCATCGCCCGCGTGGTAGTCACCCTGTATTTTTGGCCATCCTGAGGCCGGAGATTTTTTATCTGCCATTTACAACACCTCAAAGCAGCGCAAAGGCTATCAACCCCGCGACGATTAATCCGACAGCTATACCATACCACATTGCAGTGACGCTTCCCGCATATACAAGGGACTTCTCCCTGTGCGGAAACGATGAAAGGAAGCTTCCTTCGCCCGAGAGCATTCCGACGATATCATCGGTTATATTCTCAAGCTCTCCGACCTGATCGATAACGGGAGCCAGCGAAACTCCGGCTGTTGTGACAACACCGACCATCGGGTCTGCAACAAGACCGAATTCCGGAAGCACTTGAATGTATCCCATAATCAGGCCTCCTCCTTCTCAAGAATAGGCTTGGCATCAAGCCACATGTATGCATCACGCTTTGACATCTCAAGGTATTTGTAGTAAGTGTAGACCCATCCGATTACAGAAACAGCAAACGAAACGATTGCCGAGCCCATACCAATGAATGCAAATGATATGATTGAAACTGTAATCATGCTCAAAAATCCGCACTCTGCTGCAAGCATAAGTGTCCTGTCCTGGGATTCGTTAGGTCCGAGACATGCATTGAAAGCGTGCTGGACACCAATTGCTCCAAGCATGAAAATAGCTGCTATAACACCGCCGCCCAGAAGGGACGCCTGGTAGTTTGCAACTGTTATACCGAAGAATGCCACCTGACCGGATGCAAGGTCTGCAAAAACAAAGCTTCCTGTAGCCATCGCGGAGAGACCGAGAATTGTGACTGCTCCTACGATACAGAGCTCTGCAATCGATGAGACCATTACCGGAATGCTCATGTTTACTATATTATTTGCAATGTATCCGAGAATCGCCCCGAGAATCCCTGCAATTACCACACAGCCTATAGGGATTACAAGCGCTGAGGATATAATTCCCATTGAGCTGAGCTTTGTCGCAAAGATCATTGCAACGAGACCTGAACCAAGTGCAATCATACCTGCCGACGGAACACCTGTACCAAGACCATAGCTGCACAGGTGTTTGATTGTATCAGTACCCCACCACAGGGCGAATACCGCTGCAAGACCACCAAAGAACGAGAATACCTCGGTGCCGGTTAATGCGTTCAGGTACGTAAGATACATGCAGACTACTGCACCAACGAGGCCTATTGCCAGCACTTTGTTGTGCGACATCCCGCCTTCAGAAGCTGTAATTTGTACTGTCATATCTAAAACACCTCACACCACCAGCATAACGGCAAGCAGACCGCATACAGCGGATGCAATTGCACAGCCGATTACTGCCCTAGGGAATCTCTTAAACTTCGGGTCGTGCGGACCTTCGATAGTTCCTGTAATATTGTATGCTGCAATAACAGCGTTGACAAGGAAAAGACCTACTGCAAAAATGCCTGCAAGTCCTACCGCAAGAGGAACAATCTGGTCAATAGAGCCGCCCATTAACTGCGGAAGTGAAGCCTCGTAAACTCCGAGAAGCTCAAGGTAAATGAGAGTTCCTCCAAGACCGCCGAGAAGACCGCCTATTACACCGCCGACATATGAGACAAACGGAAGACCGTGTCCTTCTGTACCCTGTGACTTGTACGCTTCAAATGTATCGCCTGTAATAGGATCTTTTGCAACCTTTCCGGATGCTGCCGGAATACCCATTGCATAAACGTATACAACATTTACCATAAGACAGGTGATTGCCATCATGAGTGCACCGCCGATTGCTCCTCCTGCGAGAGCGACGCCAAAGCCGAGCTCTGCCGCCCAGGCTCCGCCGAAGAGACCGGCAAGACCTGCACCCGCTGCAAGCATTGTAACACCTGTAGCAATACCGGGTGACTGTCCCATAGCTGCCGGAGCTCCTCCGACAGGAACAAAGTGAACACCGAATCCTATCAGGACACCGCCTATAATAACGCCGATAAGCGCCATGAAAGCCATGCCCGGAGCAAGGAAGTACACCGCCGCAAGAGCGACAACAAGAATAACAAGACCCACAACAACTGCTACAGGTTTCATCCCCTGTCCTCCGCCTGAGCCTGATCCGAGAGCGGTCATGATGATACCTCCTCTTTCTTCTCTTCAGTGTACGGGCCGTATGTTCTGCGTGCCCATTTCTCTACCATTCTGTCAATTATCATGAAGATAAGAATCAGTACAATACCGGCGATTACTGCACCCCAGCCTGCTGCGAAACCTTCGAAGAAGATTGTACGCCACAGTTCAAGGAATACAATAAGACCGAAACAGACACCTGATGCGGGTCCACCCATCTTTGATGTGAACCATCCGTTGTCAAGTGAACTGCGCTGACCTGCCTCTGCATACCGGACGATGTTACCGGATGCCGAGATAGGTACACCAGCACCGAACTTCTGCGACTGGTACTGGCGCTCCTTTCCATAGAACGGGTTGCCTGTTGCAGAACCTGCTGCTCCGAGAGCAATACCCCATACCAGACCCAGAAGGGGGAGCGGGAAAGGATGTCTGAGTGCGTTTACCATAAGGAAACACATTGACACACATGTGAATATCGCAATAAACGCATGTGCCATGGTCACAGTCGTAACCGATTTGATTAAATCGATATAGACCGGCTGTCCGAATTTAGCCAGACTTGCAGTCCTGCCCAGATAAGCTGTGGTTGCATAAATACCCTGTACAAACACAGCGATAGCCGAACCTAAGACTATAGCAAGAACCGGATTGTAGTTAATCGCCATCAGCGCCCATGCAAGACCTGCTCCTAACGCACACCATAGTCCGTATGCTGGGGGTTCACCGGATATAGCTTTGCTGTAAATACGGTGAATATATCCCATTTGCGGGGCCAGCTGAACCTGTGAATTCGGGTCACCCTGTGATCCTATATCAGATTCAGTATCCTCCGCAGCACCGGACACAGTGGCAAGAGCGCCCGCAACAGCGCTTATACCGATGCCAAATAGTAACTCTTCCATTAAGGCATCCTCCTGTGTGCTACATGCACCAGAGATACACGTTTACACGAAACCCTTTTTGGATTCAAAATTAAGTCGTTTAGTAGTTTATTAAAGCTTTCGAAAGGATTGTCTTGAAAAAAAACGGATAAACTGCCCCAAATGGAAATTAATCATATTTACCCGCATTATTTTGAGATAAGAAAAAAAATATTGTATAGATCTTACCTTGCAGGTATGATCAGCGAGCGCTCTCCGGCAGGCATAAATTCGCGGATTGCTCCCTTTGCAAACTCACGGCGTGGCTCTGCAAAGTCGAATTTAAGTGACGGATCTGCGAAGGTTATCTTGACGAGCGGGTTGAAGCAGAATGCATCGCCGCGGCCGTAGTGGGCTGCACCGACGATAGCTGCATATTCTCCCTGGTGTCCTACGTTCATTGCGTAGTTCGGGTAGTTAGGTCCACGGAGTTCTCCCATCAGACCGCGGTCAGGCTCCATTGACAGGGAGTTTGCTGAACCACACTGGTCCTG of the Methanomicrobium sp. W14 genome contains:
- a CDS encoding DUF6079 family protein, which encodes MKYKDLINFQPIESVIKLVDSEKKSTAIQLVRDYVISGEMSERLTSLVFPQVQFGSPCDNKGIFIVGNYGTGKSHLMSVISSIAEDETLLEELSNKDISESAKSIAGKFIAIRSEIGASEMSLRDIITGELEEKLRNYGINYSFPPANTIPNHISSFEEMMSLFHQKYPDKGLLLVVDELLDYLRTRKEQALILDLNFLREIGEITKSLRFRFIAGLQEAIFDNDRFSFVANSLLRVKDRFEQVHIARNDVKYVVSNRLLKKNADQMQKIREYLSPFAMYYSDMNERMDDFVSLFPVHPDYINTFEHVTIVEKREVLKTLSLSMRNILEDSLPDDRPGLIAYDSYWKVLTDNSSIRTIPEVREVIDCSDVLKTRIEQAFTKPLYKPIALRIIAGLSVHRLTTGDIYAKVGATPEELRDSLCLYDSNIAQLGGDPADDLLSHVETVLREIHKTVNGQFISSNPDNRQFYLDLKKTEDYDAIIEKKAETLDDNILDRYYASALSQLMECSTQTYRTGFNIWEYELEWHEKRASRMGYLFFGVPNERSTTVPERDFYLYFIQPYDPPKFKDEKKSDEVFFRLKNPDTEFLLALKKYAGAGELAGTSSGSAKSTYHSKAEENLRKLVSWLSKNLYSAYEITYQGETKSLVEWKSNRSLKDFSTGGSEKIVNFRDLINTVAGTCLEPHFSDIAPDYPVFSVMVRNDSRKQAAKDALRLIANQSRTKQAIAVSDALELLDGERLAPERSRYVQFILNLMREKGAGQVLNRNEILNDDLGLEYMDPEGARLEPEWVVVLLSAIVYSGDGVLAIPGQKFDSTSVDKLASVSVEDLINFKHIEPPKEWNLPVLKSLCELFDLPSGKGQLLSQGKDDVVADIQVKASERIKEILEIKQNTSMGITLWGEDLISKTILEEKIAALDAAKNFFESVQNYKTPGSFKNFKYSVSDISDISSKYRVVSELKNYIDYISKFGQICGWLTTAKEILPYDNTWIETADSVKSRVINDIRSMKPEELKRYASELSSELNKLKENYINIYIKLHSSARLGMNEDGRKNALINDSRLKTADALSVISLIPKKEIKDFRDKLGSLNTCYELLKEDLDKNPVCPHCGFRPSVEAKSEFGNISSGIILDSLDEDLDNILEQWTAILHTNLKDPMSLKAVKLLNADEAEAVEDFISTGILPNHVDSEFTGTVDRILSGLKGINITSNEVFSALKKSGGAATPDELKKVFNDFIDDKIKGQDRSKVRFVLE
- the brxF gene encoding BREX-3 system P-loop-containing protein BrxF, which codes for MKNKIIQEIERSRTQYNRLILIIGPSDSGKTDLLRKIGQETGSSILNVNLELSKLLLDMSKRQRMLNASKTLYDIIKQNCESEDVILLDNSEILFDTELKIDPLKLLQELARNYCIVATWNGIIEDNSLIYGKSGHPEYRKYNADGLIKFTMDKN
- a CDS encoding uracil-DNA glycosylase family protein, translated to MSFDNYFKTISKMNKSNACPDECEFKRLSAIPAVWVPPPQNNPFIGMIISRDPTTAFIPYYNDAKSKSFLSWREDLFNSNAIPDWIYMRIEYFNRKYMENLLSNDELANFRKALFQSVYWTHLHKCCTEKLAKVSPKFNPKNAGYCADWWLHSEIESAASDNIRFIITLGKDVERWFEKSGNSILENKSIHLYHLPHPSRANMASWSPKDEQAKRILKEKIENLVFECQKIQ
- the mtrH gene encoding tetrahydromethanopterin S-methyltransferase subunit H, producing the protein MFKFEKEQTVHDFNGTKIGGQPGEYPRVLSASIFYNKHETVIDDEKGVIDKDRAEALWNRCLELSDITGNPHFCQIISETGEAFESYFQWFDSIDNKSAFLMDSSNPAALVHACEYVTEVGLADRAIYNSINGSILPENIEALKKSDVDAAIVLAFNPGDPTVRGREQVLTEGGVAGQEKSMISIAEDCGINRIILDTAATPLGLGSGGAYREILACKAIHGLPTGGAYHNMTVSWPWLKRWRKKTLYEQYEGKDLLLEQMSHHYFGGIEGIRQAAWSSPDIGCNIMAATLGADLIMYGPIENCEAAATAIAFSDIVLAEAGKEFGLEPQVDTHPLLHLV
- the mtrA gene encoding tetrahydromethanopterin S-methyltransferase subunit A, which produces MADKKSPASGWPKIQGDYHTGDTNSSVVVVTMGSHLDEQAVCDAGAAMCGSCKTENLGLEKIVANVIANPNIRFLVTCGTEVKGHLSGQCLKALHTGGVEGGKIVGAQGAIPFIENLTADAIGRFQDQVEVVDIMETEDLGTIKAKIDELSARDPGAFDAEPMIVEVKESGDADGGAVVATANPQFLEIEARLNEIEKKLEFADAEIAQRAGRKIGRDIGILYGLTAGIIVFMMLLVLLPKLMAMI
- a CDS encoding tetrahydromethanopterin S-methyltransferase subunit F translates to MSDEEKSGPAIIRMAAIDDMIEDMRYKGQIMARTNKLESGIMGAGITGFAIGLILSLLLVLVPVFLMGGV
- the mtrA gene encoding tetrahydromethanopterin S-methyltransferase subunit A; protein product: MADKKSPASGWPKIQGDYHAGDANSPVVVVTMGSHLDEQAVCDAGAAMCGSCKTENLGLEKIVANVVANPNIRFLVTCGTEVKGHLSGQCLKALHANGVEGGKIVGATGAIPFIENLTPEVIKRFQDQIEMVDIMETEDLGTIKAKIDELTARDPGAFEGDAMVVEVKEGGDDAGESEGEEVPMSAELALIHARMKTIQMMITDIGYRDRFSAGVYSGKVEGLMIGLIVSFVILGFMLMG
- the mtrB gene encoding tetrahydromethanopterin S-methyltransferase subunit MtrB, whose amino-acid sequence is MGYIQVLPEFGLVADPMVGVVTTAGVSLAPVIDQVGELENITDDIVGMLSGEGSFLSSFPHREKSLVYAGSVTAMWYGIAVGLIVAGLIAFALL